The Mucilaginibacter sp. PAMB04168 genome contains the following window.
TAATGCGTTCTACGGTTTTATAGTTTAACCGGGTTTGTGCGCTGGGCTGCGCGCCGCCCACGCTTACCGATAATTTGCCGGGCTGCTGTACGGCATGGCCTATATCATCTATCACGGCCAGTTCTTTCGGCGTAAGGGTAAAGGTGACTGCCTTGCTCTCGCCGGCCTTCAAGTAAATGCGTTTAAAGCCTTTTAAAGCCCGCACCGGCGTTTTGTAAGATAAGCCTCGGTGCGAAATGTAGAGTTGTACCACCTCCTCGCCACCCATTTTGCCGGTATTGGTTACCTTAACACTTACCGGTATGTTTTTATTGGTGCGGTTGAGTAAAGGCACAGTTAGGTTACCATACTTAAATGTGGTGTAGCTTAAGCCATAGCCAAACCCATACAAAGGCTGACCGCCAAAATATCTGTACGTGCGGTTATCCATAGCGTAGCTGTTGAATGATGGCAGGTCTTTATCGCTTTTATAAAAAGTAACCGGTAAACGGCCTGCGGGATTGTAATCGCCAAACAGCACGTCGGCAATAGCGGTACCGGCCGATTGACCACCGTACCAGGCATTCATTATAGCCGGTATATGTTCGGCTTCCCATGGGATGGCAATGGCGCTGCCGGTCATCATAACAAATACAACCGGTTTGCCGGTGGTTTGCAGTGCTTTTAGTAAATCGGTTTGTACCTTGGGCAAATCAATGCTGGTACGGTCGCCGCCATTAAAACCAGGTTGATTAACCCGCATTTCTTCCCCTTCTAATTGTGGAGATATGCCGCCTACATAAACAATAGCGTCGGCATCCTTAACGCTTTGTACAATAGCGTTAAGGTCAGATTTAACAGCCACGCCTGATTTGAAGTTAAATGTAGCACGCCCCTCAGTTTGGCGGTACTCCATCACAATATGATAATTTTTGCCTTTACTGGCCTTTAACGCATAAGTTTTGGGGCCAAAACCGTCAGGTTCGCCGCTTAGGGTACGTTCTTCGCCATCAATAATTAGCTTGTAAGGCTTGTTGCCTGTTAGTTCAAAGGTAATCTCATCGTTACTATTGGCGGTAAAATCGGTGGTCCAGCGCGCCGAAAAGTTTTTTTGACTAACCGAGCCAACTACAAAAGTGCCGTCTCGCCAAATATAATTCAAGGCAGTTTCTTGGCGGGTTACTACCGGAGCACCGCTTAATGTATTGTTTTGCCAATACTCGGCCTTAAACCCTTTTTGCCCGCCAATATTACCTAATGTGCCTAAATCAACATTACGGGTATAACTTAAACTGGTATAGCTAATAGCCTGATCATAATAAACATCGGCACTGCTGCCTAACTTAGCTTTAATAGCCTGGTAAGGTGTACTGATTGCCGATGGCATACCATTGTAATTGCCCAGCACGCTAATAGGGTTATCCGCATTGGGGCCAATTACCGCAACCTTTTTTAGCCTTTTGCTCAGCGGCAAGGTATTATTTTGATTTTTTAGCAGTACGATACTTTGGCGGGCCATTTTTAAAGCATGGGCTTTGTGCTCGGGCGTTTCCAGCATTTCTGCGCCTATTTTGCCGTACTTATCTTGGCCCGGAGGGTCGAACATACCTAAGCGAAAACGAATGGTAAATAACCTTTTTAAAGAAACATCAATTTGCTGCTCGGTTATCTTGCCATGCTCAACTGCTTTAACCAGCGATAGGTAAGTAACGTTACCGCATTCCACGTCGGTGCCATGTAACACAGCATCAGCCGCCGCAGCCTCGGCGTCGGCGTGTGTTTTATGCTTTTGGTAAAAATCGTCAATTGCGCCACAATCTGAAGTTAGGTAACCGTTAAAGTTCCATTGCTTGCGCAAAATATCATTTAATAGAAGTCCACTGCCACAGCAAGGCTCGCCCCTGAAGGCATTATAGGCGCACATTACGCCTGCCACCTTACTTTCTACAATAAGGTCATGAAAGGCAGGCAGGTAGGTGTCCCATAGATCATAATTGCTTACATCGGTATTAAACTCGTGCCTTACGGGCTCAGGCCCGCTGTGTACGGCGTAGTGCTTAGCGCAGGCGGCTGCTTTTAGGTATACCGGGTCATTGCCCTGTAAGCCGGTTACAAATGACTTGCCTAGGTTGGCAGTAAGGTACGGGTCTTCGCCATAAGTTTCCTGTCCGCGGCCCCAGCGTGGATCTCTGAAAATGTTGATATTGGGTGTCCAGTAGGTGAGGCCCAGGTATATGCCCCGGCGGTTAGCTTTTACGCTTTCGTTATATACGGCTCGGCCTTCGTCTGCCGTGTACTCGGCCATCTGGTGCATGGCGTTTACATCAAAAGTTGCCGCCATGCCTATGGCTTGCGGGTAAACAGTAACTTTAAAAGGCGTACGTGCTATTCCATGCAAGCTCTCGTTCCACCAGTTATAAGCGGGTATGCCCAGGCGTTCAACCGCAGGTGCGGCATTCAGCATCTGGCCAACCTTTTCAGCCAGGGTAAGCCGCGCAACCAGGTCGTTAACCCGCTGATCAATAGTTAAAGCCCGATCCTGAAACGGAAATTGAAATGTTGTTGATACAGGTTTGTAGGAGGATACACCCGTAATAAGAACAGTACACAAAAGCAGGTACAGAAGTTTTCTCATAAATGGTTAGTTAATGGATTGCCATACTTAACTGAAGGTTGGTATGCGCTGATGGTAAAAGTATGCAATCGATTGTTATTTGCGTATAATCATTACAAATTATTTTTCTTTTTCGTGGTAATTAAGCGGAATGCTATTTTGCATTTAAGAACTAACCAATAAAGCCTTACAGCAGCAGGCCTTTGTATACATTTTAAGTAATATGATAGAACGAGCCGGGTTTGATGTGCTTTTTTACGCCAATCCGCAACCCATGTGGATTTTTGATGTGAACACGCTACGCATACTGGAAGTTAATGCAGCAGCCACTGCCCGCTATGGCTATACTCATGAAGAATTCTTGACGAAAACACTACGCGATCTGCGACCGGTAGAAGATATACCTCTTTTGGAGGAGTTATTACCAGCCATTAGAGAAAAAGAGACGCATTACCGTGAATTCAGGCATGTTGCTAAAAATGGTACACTGTTAAATGTGGAGGT
Protein-coding sequences here:
- a CDS encoding glycoside hydrolase family 3 C-terminal domain-containing protein, translating into MRKLLYLLLCTVLITGVSSYKPVSTTFQFPFQDRALTIDQRVNDLVARLTLAEKVGQMLNAAPAVERLGIPAYNWWNESLHGIARTPFKVTVYPQAIGMAATFDVNAMHQMAEYTADEGRAVYNESVKANRRGIYLGLTYWTPNINIFRDPRWGRGQETYGEDPYLTANLGKSFVTGLQGNDPVYLKAAACAKHYAVHSGPEPVRHEFNTDVSNYDLWDTYLPAFHDLIVESKVAGVMCAYNAFRGEPCCGSGLLLNDILRKQWNFNGYLTSDCGAIDDFYQKHKTHADAEAAAADAVLHGTDVECGNVTYLSLVKAVEHGKITEQQIDVSLKRLFTIRFRLGMFDPPGQDKYGKIGAEMLETPEHKAHALKMARQSIVLLKNQNNTLPLSKRLKKVAVIGPNADNPISVLGNYNGMPSAISTPYQAIKAKLGSSADVYYDQAISYTSLSYTRNVDLGTLGNIGGQKGFKAEYWQNNTLSGAPVVTRQETALNYIWRDGTFVVGSVSQKNFSARWTTDFTANSNDEITFELTGNKPYKLIIDGEERTLSGEPDGFGPKTYALKASKGKNYHIVMEYRQTEGRATFNFKSGVAVKSDLNAIVQSVKDADAIVYVGGISPQLEGEEMRVNQPGFNGGDRTSIDLPKVQTDLLKALQTTGKPVVFVMMTGSAIAIPWEAEHIPAIMNAWYGGQSAGTAIADVLFGDYNPAGRLPVTFYKSDKDLPSFNSYAMDNRTYRYFGGQPLYGFGYGLSYTTFKYGNLTVPLLNRTNKNIPVSVKVTNTGKMGGEEVVQLYISHRGLSYKTPVRALKGFKRIYLKAGESKAVTFTLTPKELAVIDDIGHAVQQPGKLSVSVGGAQPSAQTRLNYKTVERIIQIRG